CGCGTCCCAGAGGCGGAGACAAGAACCAAGGGGCCATCGAAGCGTGCGATATCCTCGTAAGCCGTCCATGCCTCGCCATTGTATGAGAAGGTGTCGATGGCAGTCagtccgtcggcggcctttTCTTGTCGGGGTCTGAGGGGCTCAGAGTCATCCCGTGTCAACGCACCCGAAGAGTCAATCGGTCCAACCTTACCGAAGTTTGACGCTTCATGATAAGGTTTCGGATGCTTGACCGGGCCTCTGCTTGCTAAAATGGACAAAACAAAAGTGAATACAACGAGCGAAGATTTCAAAGAGTGACGAGACATTTTGGCTTCTTCTTTCAGTGGGAGCTGAAGGGAAAGTCTGAAGCCGCCATTTCGTTTCGGAGGAATACGATAGGGGTTTTGTATTGTTTTCAACCACGGAAAACCTACCCAGTCAACTCAACGGAGCATGCGTGCTTGCCCCTATCCGGAAGCTGCGAAGTTATTCTAGGATTCCCTTGGCTCAGGCGATTAGACTAGAAAACGTAAATGAACTCCAAGCTTTCCGGCCATAGAAGCTTTCTTCGCTTCGTGTATCGCGCCATATCTGACCATAGttggagaggaagggaaatAAGACCATCAGTTTTATTTTGTTTCTTGAAACTCTTTTAAATTGGTTTCGGTCTCGGTCTCTTGTTTTAATCTGTTCGAAGCCGCTCCACAGTTTACTTTCACCTGCGATTTGTTCTAGTTTGAGTCAGCCTCCCCTGTATAGTATCATGTTTAATTTCGGAACCCCACCCTCTGGTTCAAACTTGGACGTGATGACTTTGATGTGTCAGTTCAATTTGTTAACCTTTCTTCATTTGATATAGTGTTCCGTTGGCCTCTGGAGACCTTCAGATTTCACCTGACTCGTAGTAGTTAAACTCCTTGAATAACCTATTTGAGACATGCATGATCAACATGCGTGACACCTATCTATAAATGGCTCTACACCTGCGCTTTCTGCATCATCAAATCCTCTACTTAGTCTGTGTGAAGGCTTCAaccaagaaaaaaaagtagTGTTCTCCATACAATTAGTGAGAGCTTCCCTTTTGAACATATAGTCGGCACAATTGTAAAGAAGCAAGCTCAGTTGTAGCTCAGAAACCCCCTTCAAAGCCGGGCGTTAGAGATCTGGTCCCCAAGTTCTCGCTAATGGAAgttcttcttggcctggTTATGCGTTATCAGCCTCCGATCTTCAACAGTCCACGGCGCAGAAAACTTACCTCCTTGAGGTTCTGAGTGTTggtcttcttgcccttctcgaAAGTTGCGCCCAACTGCCCCAGCGCggccttgtccttcttggaGTCACCGGTCAAACCCCCCACGGTTTTCTTGGCACCCTTCTGCGCATTCTCAACCTTGCCGAGACCCTTGGTCAAGGCAGGGTCCTTGTTCCCAGCAAGCTTTTGGTTGCCCTTGCGGTCCTTGATCGCTGCGTCCAGAGCGTCGTTGATCTTGCCTTCTTTCTTCTTGACTTGCTTGTCGTTGCCCTTCGCGGCTTCATCTTGCGCCTGTTTAGTGGCCTTTATCTCCTTGTCTCCATGCTTGAGGTTGTTTTCGATGCCCTTTACGAGCTTGGTCTTGGTGGACGAGGACTTCTCCTTGGCAGCTGGCAAAGCGACGGTGAGGGtaagaaggaagagaagaaaagcgAATGTGAAGCGCATTTTGACTAGTTTGGGGGTTGTGCTTTAGTATAAGAGGAGTCTCAAAATTAAATACCAATGGTAAAAGTGTCAAAACCGGTTTGATCGAATGATAAAGATGGAAAGAGTAGAAGAGTGATGAGGAGTTTGATGAGTGACAATTCCAAAAGCCAGATGAGGGAGTGTCTACCCTCTGTATTTATACTTGGAGTTGCTGGCACAAATGTGTCCTGTGGGATTGTTTCTTGCAAGAGGATGATCTCAGACCAAGTCCGCCTGATGCAGTTTTCGGCTTGAGTCGTCGACGGGACAACATCTCGGACAGCGCGGATTCCTTCAGTATCGCAGTTGGATGCACCTTACTTCCTAGTCTCTGGATGGCCCCAGTACGGCGATACCCGACAAAAGAGACACCTGGTTGTGTCATGTAAGCTAGGATATCGGCCGACGGTTTGCTAAACCTTGACATCACCAGCCAGGTGGTAACTAACGCGATAGGCTGTGCCGCTCCCAGGAAAATGGTCTTTCGATGGGAGCACCCCGTCAATCATTGCAGATCACCGCCGCCTGAATCATCAGATGGAAAGTCCAGTCGGAAGATAAACTTCGTTTGATGGTAGAGCAAGCGGTTTTGGGATGAAACCAGGGGTCGCAGGTGGTAAGCCAGGCACAGTCGCATTGGGAATAAACTGCCGAACACCTGCTTCATGTCTGATTCGTTAAAGCCGGAGCCTTCCGGATGCTACCGGTGAGTATCTCATGTCTAAGCTTTTGTGCATATCGCAGTCCTCGCCCTTGGGTATTTGACAGAGGAGAATCTGGGGAAACGTCTTGTTGCGTTGAACACAACATGGGGTCTTGTCGCAAATAGCTGCAGGATGGTAAAGCCTGTAATATTAAGCTAAAGGCTATAGTGAAATTAGAAGCTGGTTGCTAAGTTGCTTCTTTGGCAATCCTGAATATTGACCGTAAAATCTAGCACCCTGGCTTCATGGAGGATATATCCGGGACTGGGATTGCCTTGCGCCTCATGATCTGAGAACCCCATACTTGGCTCAAAAGCTTATATCTCTTGGGACTCGCACGACGCGTCTCATCTTTCGACATGGGTGTCGGCATGCTTGAGATGAACAACACATGTATTTTCTCGAAGCACACGAACCTTGAATGACGCAAGATCTTACCGAAGATAAACTTTAGCCGGCGACTTGCGCAGGGTGGGTGGGAGTCAGTCTTACTGCAGGATGGGGTTGACACACGGAGTAGCCCGTGGTTGCTGTCAAGCTTTGCGAGAGTTGTCTCATCCGAGTTGACGGAGAGAACGGCACTGGCATCCCAGCCACCAGTCCTGTATGATGAGGACGTTGAATCCAACCTGCCGGATGCCCACCTGGGCTCCGATGGGAAATTGGAGACGGCCAGTGAATGGGCAATGGGCCAACCAGATGAGGCGGATCCATCTCCGTCGGTCCAGCTGCCATATTACGGCCGTCGTCACCAGCTGCTGCCATCAGAAGCTTCCTTTTACACATCGTCACCAGAATAGAAGCACTTTTTTCCTGTCCGTACGCTCATTCGAGTGAGTGACCTCTGCGAGACCAAAACCACCACTACTAACAGTGGGTGCGTTTAGTAGTCATCTATCGCCACTGACAGCATTGGACTTTCGTTTACAAGTCCGCAATTGTAGTCATTATGGGAGTTTTTCTGCCTGGGCATTTCTTGTGGTGGAGAAAAGCCAAGCCCTCCGGTTTTGTTTGAAGGCGTAGGAATAAAATGAATCCCCAGCTCGGTTTTCGTGACCCGACAGTCACTTTCCTGTTTCAGGTTTCAACAATGTTTATATTGTCTTTTTATGGTGGGGAGTTCCCACAGGCTCCTAGAGCACAAGTAGATTCACAAAGCAGCCGCTTCAAACGCCTTCAACGCCCATCAGTCTTATCTGTGTCTGGTAGTAACTTTTTATCTTTAACCAAAGACCAAGGTCATCAAAATGATTATTATGGATGATGTACAGTATGTAGAGATCGCATAGACTACACCCTCCGACCGAAGACTGCTTGCGATTGCgtggttgttgttttttCTTGTTCTCGTGCGGAAATTCAAACCCCCGTTGGTCTTTACATCGTAGAATCCTTCCCAAATCGGCCGAATGCATCAGGAATGTCACAAACGTGTCTGGGGCTCAAGTCATTTCCCCGCCGGCAGGTTCCTTTTCCAAGCCCTGGATCCCTGACTCGGCTTGAACCGCCGTGTGGCTTAGATCGTATTCGCGGTTTCAGTCCGCAAACCCGAAAGCTTCGTCAAAACCTAAAAGTCGCTCTCGGGTCTTTCAAGAATCACATTGTCGTTTCGTCTCTCCATGGAGGCGTGTCGTAACATTGAGTCCTCACTCTCGCAGACAgtaacaacaacaaacaaTTGTGTAGGCCGGCGGCAATCCGGCGAGGGCGTGATGCTGAAAGAAAACGTTGCCGCATTCAAAGTATTACTCAAATGCGAAAAGGGTTAATAACCGTGGTTGAGCCATTGCTTTTGGTCTGTCTGGCTTACACAGCTACAAGTTCCGAGCTCTTTCGCCTCGATAGGAAACCCATTTTATCGCACCGGAAGCATGCTTCGGCCGAGTCTCGAGTTTATGGTGTTTCCTTGCAAGTAACGGACGACATCTCGGGAAACTCCGCCTTTCGTCTGTTCCAATCTCAGACATAATATCTTTCGGCCTTTTGAGCCCTCAGTGAGACAGCTGCATCCACGGAACCGAAAGCCAGGCGTCCAACATTCCCAGTGTGATCAACGTCCCCAATGCAAACACGTATATCCCTAATCCTCCGCACCTGATCACTTGCGTCTTCCATGGATCGGTATTTGCCAGGCGGCATATGAACATAGGGGCTGTCCCTGAAAAAGAAGGTTGAGTAATCCAGCACGTCGGGCCCGCGTCTCAGACAACCAaggatggcggcggagatGCCCGCGGCGAGCATAGTTACAGATGCCACGAAAAGCACCGATAGCCAGGCGCCGTTCACCCTCATCACCAAAAGGTCTGGGGTTCTTGTTCCGGTGGCTTTCTGGGTGATGATTCTGTAcgtgccgtcgtcgaacTCGTCGTGAAAGTTGAAGGCGCCGGTGACGTTACGCGAGGCCACCGACGCAAGCCAGAACGTGTTGAGAAGCTGCGAAAACCTCTGGGAGAAGACAACGTCTCCGATGGAGGACATATCGGTCCCGTTCCAGGAGCTGATGCCAGGGGCGGAAAAAGGCGCGGATGGATCCGTGAAATAGGTCTCGATCGCCGAGGCGAACGGTTTGATTTGGCGCTCTTGAAGATCATAAAGCGAGAGGCCGGATGGGACAAATGTTTCGAAGTATGCGAAGAACACGCCGGCTGGCCCGCGGTATGGATAACCTTCGGCCGTGGCTTGGTGTAGAACAGTCCTTACAGTCGCGTTCCGACTTTGGGATCCGTCGGATCCGACTGGGCGCGCAGACGGACCCGTGACATCCAACGTCAACCTCTGCGTAGACCTGGCTGAGAATACAGGTGGCGTTAGTGGTTTGCGCCATGGACCACGATGTGAAGATCAAGGGAAAAGGTTCGGTAGCCCAAGCCAGGGGAAAGACCCAGTATTGGAGGGCAAGATTGCGCTTGTTGTGGAAAATCGAGCTATCGCGATATTGTCCCCACTCGTTGAAGCTCATGAGTTTATGCTGAGTGGAACAATTAGCACTCATATAGGAAGTCTCCATCTTGAACGAGTAGTTTGAGCCCGGAGAGAACCCATCAAGAGAAGTGGCAGGAAGGCCGATGAGCGATGACCAGATGGGGCTGGTGTTGGGCCCCGTGTTCACTTCGTACcagccgtcgaggtcggatGCCTGGCTTGATTGTTGGTAATGCTCTACCATCGGGATCTTGATATTGCCGAATAGATCCTGGGACTTCGTTTTGGCGTCCATCGGGCTCGACAACGCGGCGGCGAACGCCGCTTGAATAGAGGGCATGACTACATAACCAGCCGAACTGCCGGCGCCCGAGTGTCGAAACGGGGACATGAACTCCAAGTACTCGAAAGGCCAAGActctgccgccgtcgacgggaCGGTATCCATGACACGCAAGGCAGCCTGGCCACCGAGAGGCGACAATGCCCAGAGGACAATCAAGAGTGGTGTAATGAGGTTGACGGCCTGAAGCGACAGCGGGGCAGTGACCGCGCTGAAGACGTTTCGGCACTTGAGGAGGTATTCCAGGCTTAGGATCGTGATTCCCTTCTCGAGCCTCCAGGCGGCTGTCGCTTTCAGAAGGttggtggcgatggcggaaAAGGCAATCGGAAACAAGGTCGGGCTATACTTCGCGGCCATATGCAGCGCGGGAACTGGGTTCTGGTTGACGGGGACGCCATTGTTGCACAGCACCATGAATCCGTAAGTCAAGAAGCATACCGCCGGAACTGTCAACGAGATATCCAGCACGAACTGcaggatggcgtcggcggagCCTAGCCGCTTGGGAAGACGTGCGCCTTCGTCTTTGAGCAGAGTTGTTGTTTGTCGAGAGGGATCCTCCTTAATCAGGCGATCTGATACGCCGTCTTGAGGCGGATCCCGTGTCTTTACTGAAGAATAGTCCATGGCCTTGACTTGGGGAGGTGGTCAGCTGTAGAACTTGGAGCGATGCCCCCGTATGGGAATCTGCTGTGTTCGTCGAGGGTTCGCCTCGTGCCAGAATAGAGGGGAAAATACATGCTGGGGAGCCTCGTCTGAAGAAGGAAAGCGACTGGTTTTGAAAATGGTGGGCGAGGGGAATGATCAAGATGTGGAATGCCTTGCCCAACAGCTTCGAGGCAGATTATCACCCATACCCACACCTGCAACGCCTTGGCTGCATCGGATGAGCCCCCTTCTGAAAGACTTGTATGCGGCACAGATGCATCGGTGGCTGCAATTGGTGGTTATGATTGCGAACTGCTTAAAATGCCACCATGTTGTGTTGGCTCTCCGTGGTCATGATCAAAAACCCGTCATACGCAAGTCAGGCAGCGCAGCACCAACAAGTGCACCCAAAGCCCTGAACTGCCGCCATTCGTCAGCAATAAAGAGCGATCAAAAGATAGATTGGACCAATTACAGCTCCAGTACATGTGTCCCTAACCAACTGTTTCTGGTTCACCTTCACACTCTCTTCGGGTGGAAGTGTCATTGATGACACAATCAAGTACTTAACTATGCAATACCCTCAGAACGTGTACTCGGACATATGGGTGCCAACTACACTCATTCTGAAGTGTCTTGTTCATAGTTCTAAGTCTAAACGTCTCAAGATTGGGCAGTGCAGCATTTCGGAGAAGACGCACGTGCTCACACATATTTTTTTCAAGATAGATGTGTACCTGCATTAGCTAGGTCTTACGAACCTCACTTCACCCTCTCATCTCTTTCGTTTCGAACCAGTTCTTTGCTAAGAAATCCATTCCTTCCCGAGAAAGTCTTACCCCTTCCGCAGGATTTAAGCACTCAGGTCCTGACACCACCAGGGCGAGAAGCTAGGCATGGCGAAAAGAAAAAGTTCATCAGAGGAAATTAGAATTAGGGTATTAGCAGGTAAAATATGTGTTTAGTTGTACAGCCAAGGATATGTTCCCCCTTCTATGCCGCCAAAATCGGCATGAGACATCCATCCCATGCCAGGGTCCAGAGCTCGTTCAGCGCCAGCCTGTCCCAGGTCCATGTATCCGTAATCGAAATCAACAGTAGGCTGCTGACTGTTCCACGAGTCGAAGTATCCATCCAGTTCTTTCAGGGGCGAAAAGTTGACGTCCAAAAAGTTGGGGAGTGCATGCGAGCTGTCCACCTTGCCGTCGTTATCAAGTCCGACGTTGATGTTTTCTTCTGGCCTGCGCTGTCCGCTGATAGGCTTTGCGGTTTCTGGCATGTTCGACGACTTCCATTTCTCGGTCAGCCCTTCGAGCTCCAGAGCTGCCATCTGGGCCACAGGGTATGATTTCCCAATCTCCGACAGGGCTTCTAGCGAGCTTTGGAGCAGGGTGTTGTGGCTTTCGAGCTTGGTCGAGCGAAGGTTGACGAGGTGGATGCTTccggcgatgaagatgaagtggacggcggacggcggcagcTGCCGGATGTTGTAAGAGCGCTTGTAGTTGCTCAGCAACTTTGTGATGTTTGCAGCGGCTGTGGCGCAGGTTGTTGATGATTGAGAGGGCTCGACGTTGTTGTTCCTGGAGTCGTTGGGCTCTCGTGGGAACCGCAAGAATGGGCGATGGAGGAGAATGAGAGCAAAGTAAAAATGCAGGCTGAGTCATTCGTTAGCTTTACGAACCCTCAACTCGGCACGGCCGTCATGTCCAATAGTTGAACCGTCATACAGCGGCATGATCGCGGTGGAAGCTACTTACTGCAAGACAAACACCTGGGGTTGTGTTGAGTTATTGACATTTCGGTCGCAAGACCACGTCAGGGCCTCGGGTAGATCTTGACGCCATTTCCAAAGCTCCCTGTGCAACTGGGAGGCTTTAGATCTCAGCCCGCCGGCGATAGACTGACTCCTTTGCCGGTGTATACCAACCAGTACTTTGGAACATAAGACTGAGAGAGTAGAAGTGGCATGAAGCAGGGCTGGGGACAAATCGGACTTGTTCTGTGCGAAATACTCCAGCGGGCGATCAGGGACAGCAACAGTGATATCCCACTCCATGAAGGAGTTTGGCCTTCCACAATACGCGCTGAAAAGGCTAGTTGACGTTAGAGACCGTCATCTTCGCCGACACTGATAGTCCGAGAGACCCTATAAAGAACTTACTTATCCTCGATGTGGCAGCCCCAAAAGACCCTACGCCTGAGCTCGGCCATTTCTGATGTCATCTGACCAGACGCCACGGCCTTGGTTTGGTCGAGATGAAGCCCCAGCTTGCTGGCCATCCTGAATGCGATCCCTGAAGCAATACACATCAGTCACGGGCTACACGGGCAACGAGTAGAGCACTCATACCGCTGTACATCCATCCCAGAGAGTTGTCCTTCATGGACCCGTAACGACAGCCGAGAACCAATGCGGCCTGGACGGTCGTGATCTTGGGGTGGTCCAGTTCCAGGTCCAACAGCGCGCGCGCCCGCTTCGCGAacccctcgccgacgacgccgtccggCGAAGCAGAGTATCGCGTGACCCCTCTGTCGAGGCTGATCATGGACGCGAGCGCAAGCAGGGCGTACAACAGGCATGGGGAGTAAAAGTCGCGATCGCCGTGGCCGTCACTCTCATCCCATATCTGTCTGTGGCGGAGGAACAGGTCACGGTCGACAACCAGCAGATAGGACGACTGCCATTGCCAGAAAAGGTCCAGCAGATAGGTCACAATGGGCTCGGGTTCGGGAAACGTCTCGAGGGCCATCCGCGACCGCAAGCTCGCCTCCTTTTCCGAGTGACAAACCCCCGGTTTCATGTTTGTCGCGTTCCCTGCGCTCTCGGAGTAAGGGAACAGACTCGCCGAGCCCAGGAACTGGTCGAAATCGTGCATGCTGCTCGGAGAGGCCGTCTCGTCCAAGGCCGCGGGGAAGTCGTCGGAAATCATGTCGAAGTCTGGTCTGCTCGgggccgagaaggacgaggaacGAAGCGAGTTGGGCGTCAGACCGTCAACCTTTGGCCTGTTCTGGCCCGAAAACGAAACGGAACGGAGCGAGGCTGTCGTGGGTTCGTCGTGTGATGTCGATGTCCAAGTCTGTTGTTCTTCCGGGGGCGATATCGATATCGTCGTCATGTGCGCGTTCGGACTTGACGAGCTCACGGGACTCGGAAACGCGCGTATCCTGGATCTCTGGAAGTCGTCAAAGGCTTGCTGGGCCTGCTCCAGCACGCAGTCGGCGTCGATGTTGTCCCTGGACGGCGCGGGGACTTtgccgtcggccttggcAACCGTCTTCACAAACTCCTCGAGTGCTTGCATCCGCCTCTGCAGGACCTTGGTCTCGTTCGGCTGGCGTTGGCTGCGCTTGTCCTCGCCGTAGCGGACCTCGCACTTTTCGTTCTTGTTGCGGCATGCCGTGCATGACTGTTCTGGTCGGTCTCCTGCGCTGAGGATTTGCGAAATGTCGCATCTCCTCTTGTCCTTTTTGCAGCGGACGCATGCGAAGCTCGCGCGGCTTGCGTGTCGGTCTCGGGTCATGGCGGTTTAGTAGGCACCTTGCGTCGATAGGTCACTTTTCGATGGCGAATCTCCAGAGAAATATCTATTGATGTGATCGGACttgtatgtgtgtgtgtgtgtgtctgtgaACGTGTTTGTCCGTCTTTGAATGTGATTATGGGTGCGTTGTGTGGCAGAGGGTGGGAGCGTTGAAGCGAGAGACCAGAAGAAATGCAGTACGCCCACGAACTCTGTTCGTTGGTCACGATCTCTGCTATTATAAGATCAGAAACCAGGGGTGCAAGAAAGTTCCGGCATTACCCTTCTAGGACTAGGGAGCTTCGTCCCTGCGCATCGTACAATACACACCCCTAGGTGAGGGCAGGATGATGGGAATTGTGGCCCTCGCCTCTCGCCGATTCGGGGGTGCATAACGTCAGCCAATTGTCATAGGACCAGCAGCAATCGAGATGCACGCGGTTCGTGGCTGGTTGACACATTCGCCATTGCGCTTCTCTCGTGAAGGGGGCGCGGGACGAAGGCCGGACAACATGCGCCGGGCAGCCCGGGAACAAGCAGCAAGGAGGTAATGCTAGTAGAGAAGACCTCTAAGTACCACGTTGCAAGACATAGATACCGTTAAATCCGGCATGACCCCTGCCGGAACTCGGTCGCAACGAATGAACTCGAATTGTGTAACGGGACTATCAGTTGGGCATGATCGTGAGGATTCCATTTGTTCTACCGGGATAGATCTGGGTTGCGAGTCAGTACAGCTCAACTCCTAAAGTCAACAGACACCTGCAAGCACTCACACTACTATTGCGGCCGCGGAACCGCGTCCGGTCAACGGGGAGCCTCAAGACGCCACAACCTTGCCCCCGCGAACCCCCCCAGACTTCCCGCATATTAGACCCCCTTAAAACTCAAAAAGGATCTTCCCAACCAACCCGCCACTCTCCGGGGGGGGCGTCTGTGCCTCGCCCTCGGTTTACCCTTTCGGGCAATCCGGCGCATGCGATTTCCCCAGGACCCTCACCGACCCCCCTCTAAGTCTCATCCAACTGGAAACATCCGCGACGTTGAGAACGGGACGAGTCTCCAGTTCTTTTCGAATCTCGCAGAGTCTGGACCTCTGGGGATCCGAGTCGCATGACCAAAAAAGGAGGAACGGCCAAGACAAAGCAGTTGGGAGCTTTGGGTCTCAAGGTTCTTTCTTGCTCGGGCTGCGAAAGGCCCAGAAACACTCGTCTGCCCCGGAGGGGTTGAAGCTCCACAGAACCAGAACACATGCTCTCCTTCGCCCCCGGCGGAGGGAAACCGTGGGGAGTGCGTAATAACTAAT
This sequence is a window from Colletotrichum higginsianum IMI 349063 chromosome 8, whole genome shotgun sequence. Protein-coding genes within it:
- a CDS encoding Fungal specific transcription factor — its product is MTRDRHASRASFACVRCKKDKRRCDISQILSAGDRPEQSCTACRNKNEKCEVRYGEDKRSQRQPNETKVLQRRMQALEEFVKTVAKADGKVPAPSRDNIDADCVLEQAQQAFDDFQRSRIRAFPSPVSSSSPNAHMTTISISPPEEQQTWTSTSHDEPTTASLRSVSFSGQNRPKVDGLTPNSLRSSSFSAPSRPDFDMISDDFPAALDETASPSSMHDFDQFLGSASLFPYSESAGNATNMKPGVCHSEKEASLRSRMALETFPEPEPIVTYLLDLFWQWQSSYLLVVDRDLFLRHRQIWDESDGHGDRDFYSPCLLYALLALASMISLDRGVTRYSASPDGVVGEGFAKRARALLDLELDHPKITTVQAALVLGCRYGSMKDNSLGWMYSGIAFRMASKLGLHLDQTKAVASGQMTSEMAELRRRVFWGCHIEDNLFSAYCGRPNSFMEWDITVAVPDRPLEYFAQNKSDLSPALLHATSTLSVLCSKVLVGIHRQRSQSIAGGLRSKASQLHRELWKWRQDLPEALTWSCDRNVNNSTQPQVFVLHLHFYFALILLHRPFLRFPREPNDSRNNNVEPSQSSTTCATAAANITKLLSNYKRSYNIRQLPPSAVHFIFIAGSIHLVNLRSTKLESHNTLLQSSLEALSEIGKSYPVAQMAALELEGLTEKWKSSNMPETAKPISGQRRPEENINVGLDNDGKVDSSHALPNFLDVNFSPLKELDGYFDSWNSQQPTVDFDYGYMDLGQAGAERALDPGMGWMSHADFGGIEGGTYPWLYN